The Chiloscyllium plagiosum isolate BGI_BamShark_2017 chromosome 14, ASM401019v2, whole genome shotgun sequence genome segment CAGTAAACTGATTTAGAAATCATTGGAAATTACTTAAAACAATTTAAAGTTAACCATAATGCACAACCATTCACTGTTGTGCATAGTCTATTTGTTTGCAAACTGAATATATTTTCATATGAAAAAATGTTTAATGATGTCTGCTAGGGTTTTTGAGCAGAAGACTGAGCAAAATCTGACCTTTTCTTCCTAGGAGTCAGGTTAAGTTTATAAGAAAGGCCTGATCCAGGTGAACTTAATCTACAGTCAGTATAAACAAAATAGAAAACTCACATTTATAACTCCCCACAATCATTTCTGACAGTTTCACCAACTGTACTTATATCACATTGACTTCAATCATGTCAATAATCTATCCTATTAAATCTCTCCAGTTTACAACATTACTCATAAATGTTAAAACTTGTGGCATACTTACTTTTTCATAAAAGAAATCATTTTCTTCCCAACTTCTGAGTCAGGGTTCAAGCAAATCCTTTTATTATCTTGCAAGTTGACACTTGGTGAAAATTAAACCACAGTTAATTAAATGTCACCTCAATATCTTAACATTTCTTGAGCAAGTATAATAGTATATATGAAAAATGATGACTTACATGATCTCAATGTTTGGACATAGACCCTGTTTAAAGAAGATTTTAATGTTGCTGattttcattgatgattgcaaTTGTTCTGCTTGGGTAATGCATCGACAACGTCTCAGATGAGGTAAGCGAGGTAGAGCTGCAATAGAAAAGAAAAGATTCTTAACTTCCATTTCCAATTTTTTGACTCAAACTCAGTTGTGTTAAAAAGATATCAGTTTCGTAATTCATAATATAGtattttattattaatttttaaattgaaaaaaaaccaaTCATTAAATAGTTTAACAAACATCTTACCGTCTGCAAACGCCAGACACAGAGCAATGACTGACAAAACAGTGACAGTGGTTTTGCTGACCATCTTTCTCATAAGTCACTCTTACTTCCCCTTCAGTCTGAGATACTTCTTATGAGTAGAAGGAAGGCGTGAAGGCTTTTTATATTGTTTATGTGTTATAATGACATCAAGTGATCCACATGGGCTAAGATTACATTGTCAtaggaaaacattttttcaaaCTAGCAGCTACCACAAGACTGGTGATTGGGAAATTTTCCAAATTCCATTATGAGTGAGATTTTAACTTATTCAAACCAACTCAATTATGCAGGGTTAAAATTGTTCCTTGCAATTAAAAGTGAGGTGTAACTGGAATAACTAACTATTTTGTCATAAGGTAGAAATGTTAATCAAAATAGCTTTGCTACTATCATTTAACTTGCCAAATCATTTTACATAGAAAATATCAAGGGCTTATAATAAGATGACTTTGAACATAAAATATTTGTGAAATAATCAGTGGTAATGGCTCTGTAGTAATTTGGGGCATAAGGGTTTAATTTCTTAGTGTGTTCTTCAATTTAAGATGTTTTGGGGATATTTTGAGAGACTTTGAACATTGTGAAATAATTGAGGATAACGATACTGGTGCTAATTTGTAGAGCCACTGAGTTTGGGAGGCCATGGGGTTAATTTATAGGAAGTCATGGAAGCCCCATTTTCCTGTGCCTCCTCTCCATACATTCCCTTTCACCCAAGTACACGCCCTGTAGTCAGAGAGCTGAAAGACACATAGCTCCATGCCAGTGAGGCATTGAGTGCCTCAGAGAAGCGTTCCTTCATCCTGTATAAAGTTCAGGAGGTGAAATGTAAGAGGCAAATGTACGGTAAATGGCAGCACCCTTGGAATCATTGATacacaaagagatcttgggatgCCAGTCCATAACTCCCAGAGATTAGCAACACAAATGGAAAAGGTGATAAAGAAGTTATATGACATCCATCTAGGCATTGTGTATAAAAGCcgaaagtcatgttgcagctgtagaaaacCTTAGTTAGGCCTCagttagagtactgtgtgcagttctggttgcc includes the following:
- the LOC122556918 gene encoding C-X-C motif chemokine 10-like; the encoded protein is MRKMVSKTTVTVLSVIALCLAFADALPRLPHLRRCRCITQAEQLQSSMKISNIKIFFKQGLCPNIEIIVNLQDNKRICLNPDSEVGKKMISFMKKKMNN